One genomic region from Nymphalis io chromosome 18, ilAglIoxx1.1, whole genome shotgun sequence encodes:
- the LOC126775593 gene encoding protein unc-119 homolog has product MSLVGKKGESITLTETNRDEVIRNDVTPEDVLRLDKITDTYLCSPEANVYDIDFTRFKIRDLETGTVLFEIAKPPTDFGVDNEGTEDVQEEPLDPNAGRFVRYQFTPQFLKLKTVGATVEFTVGARPVNHFRMIEKHFFRDTLLKTFDFEFGFCIPFSRNTCEHIYEFPSLPPDLVEEMIAAPFETCSDSFYFVDNHLVMHNKADYAYNGGINN; this is encoded by the exons ATGAGTTTAGTTGGAAAAAAGGGTGAATCAATAACGCTTACAGAAACAAATAGAGATGAAGTAATTCGTAACGATGTTACACCGGAGGATGTTTTACGATTGGATAAAATTACTGACACATATTTATGTAGTCCTGAGGCCAATGTATATGACATAGATTTTACGAGATTTAAAATACGTGATCTTGAAACTGGCACTGTATTATTCGAGATTGCCAAACCACCAACTGATTTTGGTGTTGATAACGAGGGAACGGAAGATGTCCAAGAGGAACCTTTAGATCCAAATGCAGGAAGATTCGTTCGCTACCAATTTACACCGCAgtttctaaaactaaaaactgtCGGGGCTAC GGTTGAATTTACTGTAGGTGCTCGTCCTGTGAATCATTTCAGAAtgattgaaaaacattttttccgAGATACATTATTGAAGACATTCGATTTTGAATTTGGCTTTTGTATTCCATTTTCAAGAAACACTTGTGAACATATTTATGAATTTCCCTCTTTGCCACCTGATTTag TGGAAGAGATGATAGCTGCACCATTTGAAACTTGCTCTGACAGTTTCTACTTTGTGGACAATCACCTCGTCATGCATAATAAAGCTGATTATGCCTACAATGGGGGTATAAACAATTAA
- the LOC126775545 gene encoding E3 ubiquitin-protein ligase sina-like isoform X1, translating into MGSDNSKPKTMSSHKKDLKVLTIAEKDQALQLQQLKEEYDAKYMEFIKSQMMIHQSIIVNQNRSSTFSSPTVSSSPSTSSYVSTLSENINDRNIVNKETKPKCRSPPYSSSSVVLVPSTSSHFSTPSNSGRNISNTGAIPKLRLSPLVSSAPPTSSCISSPSENVPHNVRSSTISPSPLLSIPSTSSNVVTQYDNINRGNISKTGAIPKSRTTPDARKNIPILNINCVTCENYFDLQIFQCENGHSSCNFCKFLNKNCGRCSKPITNLRNIMLEATFADTKLQQTTAATKERIKCHNARDGCCLSFTINEMNNHLLECPYSDMECPFKSICHTCTWKGNINNIYSHFMDNHPDNCVADVNKEMTLKNINKDQTIAYHVKIGFFNFIIYIEVNKNNNTISMMAQLLGTQVSASKWTYEFVIYDKSKPQRKFMYVDVCYSKSASAKEIFSTAKCAVVTTQYAKTFLNKGCLAYKFFIKQNAKNKYHT; encoded by the exons atgggGAGTGACAATTCAAAACCTAAAACTATGAGCag CCACAAAAAAGACTTAAAAGTATTGACAATAGCAGAGAAGGATCAAGCTTTGCAATTGCAACAACTAAAGGAAGAATATGATGCTAAATATATGGAGTTTATTAAATCTCAAATGATGATTCACCAATCTATCATTGTAAATCAGAAcag GTCATCAACATTCTCATCCCCCACTGTCTCATCTTCACCTTCAACTTCTTCTTATGTTTCAACTCTAtctgaaaatataaatgacagaaatattgtaaataaggAAACTAAACCAAAATGCAG GTCACCACCATATTCAAGTTCTTCGGTCGTACTGGTCCCTTCAACTTCATCTCATTTTTCAACTCCGTCTAACAGTGGTAGAAATATATCGAATACGGGCGCTATTCCGAAATTGAG GTTATCCCCTCTAGTTTCATCTGCCCCACCAACCTCATCTTGCATTTCATCCCCATCTGAAAATGTACCCCATAACGTAAG ATCGTCAACGATTTCGCCCTCTCCACTCTTATCTATCCCTTCAACTTCATCCAACGTCGTAACTCAATATGACAATATAAATCGTGGAAATATTTCGAAGACAGGCGCCATACCGAAATCCAG GACAACGCCTGATGCACGGAAGAATATCccaatattgaatataaattgtgTGACATGTGAAAATTACTTCGATTTACAAATATTCCAATGTGAAAACGGTCACAGCTCCTGCAACTTTTGCAAATTTCTCAATAAAAACTGCGGACGTTGTTCAAAACCTATAACGAACTTAAGGAACATTATGTTGGAAGCAACTTTTGCGGATACAAAACTCCAACAAACTACTGCTGCTACtaag gaACGAATTAAGTGTCACAATGCAAGGGATGGATGCTGCCTTTCGTTCACGATAAACGAAATGAACAATCACTTACTAGAATGTCCTTATAGTGACATGGAGTGTCCATTTAAATCGATATGTCATACTTGCACTTGGAAAG gcaacattaacaatatttatagccATTTTATGGACAATCACCCAGACAACTGTGTGGCCGACGTGAACAAAGAAATGACtctcaagaatattaataaagatcaaACGATTGCTTACCATGTTAAAATAGGCttcttcaattttataatttatatcgaagtaaataaaaacaataacactaTATCTATGATGGCTCAACTGCTGGGTACGCAAGTTAGTGCCTCAAAATGGACGTATGAATTCGTTATATACGATAAATCTAAACCACAAAGAAAATTTATGTACGTTGACGTTTGTTATTCAAAATCTGCATCGGCAAAGGAAATATTTAGTACTGCCAAATGTGCGGTAGTTACTACCCAATATGCCaaaacatttcttaataaaGGTTGCTTGGCTTATAagtttttcataaaacaaaatgcTAAAAATAAGTATCATACTTAA
- the LOC126775545 gene encoding E3 ubiquitin-protein ligase sina-like isoform X3: MGSDNSKPKTMSSHKKDLKVLTIAEKDQALQLQQLKEEYDAKYMEFIKSQMMIHQSIIVNQNRSPPYSSSSVVLVPSTSSHFSTPSNSGRNISNTGAIPKLRLSPLVSSAPPTSSCISSPSENVPHNVRSSTISPSPLLSIPSTSSNVVTQYDNINRGNISKTGAIPKSRTTPDARKNIPILNINCVTCENYFDLQIFQCENGHSSCNFCKFLNKNCGRCSKPITNLRNIMLEATFADTKLQQTTAATKERIKCHNARDGCCLSFTINEMNNHLLECPYSDMECPFKSICHTCTWKGNINNIYSHFMDNHPDNCVADVNKEMTLKNINKDQTIAYHVKIGFFNFIIYIEVNKNNNTISMMAQLLGTQVSASKWTYEFVIYDKSKPQRKFMYVDVCYSKSASAKEIFSTAKCAVVTTQYAKTFLNKGCLAYKFFIKQNAKNKYHT; encoded by the exons atgggGAGTGACAATTCAAAACCTAAAACTATGAGCag CCACAAAAAAGACTTAAAAGTATTGACAATAGCAGAGAAGGATCAAGCTTTGCAATTGCAACAACTAAAGGAAGAATATGATGCTAAATATATGGAGTTTATTAAATCTCAAATGATGATTCACCAATCTATCATTGTAAATCAGAAcag GTCACCACCATATTCAAGTTCTTCGGTCGTACTGGTCCCTTCAACTTCATCTCATTTTTCAACTCCGTCTAACAGTGGTAGAAATATATCGAATACGGGCGCTATTCCGAAATTGAG GTTATCCCCTCTAGTTTCATCTGCCCCACCAACCTCATCTTGCATTTCATCCCCATCTGAAAATGTACCCCATAACGTAAG ATCGTCAACGATTTCGCCCTCTCCACTCTTATCTATCCCTTCAACTTCATCCAACGTCGTAACTCAATATGACAATATAAATCGTGGAAATATTTCGAAGACAGGCGCCATACCGAAATCCAG GACAACGCCTGATGCACGGAAGAATATCccaatattgaatataaattgtgTGACATGTGAAAATTACTTCGATTTACAAATATTCCAATGTGAAAACGGTCACAGCTCCTGCAACTTTTGCAAATTTCTCAATAAAAACTGCGGACGTTGTTCAAAACCTATAACGAACTTAAGGAACATTATGTTGGAAGCAACTTTTGCGGATACAAAACTCCAACAAACTACTGCTGCTACtaag gaACGAATTAAGTGTCACAATGCAAGGGATGGATGCTGCCTTTCGTTCACGATAAACGAAATGAACAATCACTTACTAGAATGTCCTTATAGTGACATGGAGTGTCCATTTAAATCGATATGTCATACTTGCACTTGGAAAG gcaacattaacaatatttatagccATTTTATGGACAATCACCCAGACAACTGTGTGGCCGACGTGAACAAAGAAATGACtctcaagaatattaataaagatcaaACGATTGCTTACCATGTTAAAATAGGCttcttcaattttataatttatatcgaagtaaataaaaacaataacactaTATCTATGATGGCTCAACTGCTGGGTACGCAAGTTAGTGCCTCAAAATGGACGTATGAATTCGTTATATACGATAAATCTAAACCACAAAGAAAATTTATGTACGTTGACGTTTGTTATTCAAAATCTGCATCGGCAAAGGAAATATTTAGTACTGCCAAATGTGCGGTAGTTACTACCCAATATGCCaaaacatttcttaataaaGGTTGCTTGGCTTATAagtttttcataaaacaaaatgcTAAAAATAAGTATCATACTTAA
- the LOC126775545 gene encoding E3 ubiquitin-protein ligase sina-like isoform X2 has translation MGSDNSKPKTMSSHKKDLKVLTIAEKDQALQLQQLKEEYDAKYMEFIKSQMMIHQSIIVNQNRSSTFSSPTVSSSPSTSSYVSTLSENINDRNIVNKETKPKCRLSPLVSSAPPTSSCISSPSENVPHNVRSSTISPSPLLSIPSTSSNVVTQYDNINRGNISKTGAIPKSRTTPDARKNIPILNINCVTCENYFDLQIFQCENGHSSCNFCKFLNKNCGRCSKPITNLRNIMLEATFADTKLQQTTAATKERIKCHNARDGCCLSFTINEMNNHLLECPYSDMECPFKSICHTCTWKGNINNIYSHFMDNHPDNCVADVNKEMTLKNINKDQTIAYHVKIGFFNFIIYIEVNKNNNTISMMAQLLGTQVSASKWTYEFVIYDKSKPQRKFMYVDVCYSKSASAKEIFSTAKCAVVTTQYAKTFLNKGCLAYKFFIKQNAKNKYHT, from the exons atgggGAGTGACAATTCAAAACCTAAAACTATGAGCag CCACAAAAAAGACTTAAAAGTATTGACAATAGCAGAGAAGGATCAAGCTTTGCAATTGCAACAACTAAAGGAAGAATATGATGCTAAATATATGGAGTTTATTAAATCTCAAATGATGATTCACCAATCTATCATTGTAAATCAGAAcag GTCATCAACATTCTCATCCCCCACTGTCTCATCTTCACCTTCAACTTCTTCTTATGTTTCAACTCTAtctgaaaatataaatgacagaaatattgtaaataaggAAACTAAACCAAAATGCAG GTTATCCCCTCTAGTTTCATCTGCCCCACCAACCTCATCTTGCATTTCATCCCCATCTGAAAATGTACCCCATAACGTAAG ATCGTCAACGATTTCGCCCTCTCCACTCTTATCTATCCCTTCAACTTCATCCAACGTCGTAACTCAATATGACAATATAAATCGTGGAAATATTTCGAAGACAGGCGCCATACCGAAATCCAG GACAACGCCTGATGCACGGAAGAATATCccaatattgaatataaattgtgTGACATGTGAAAATTACTTCGATTTACAAATATTCCAATGTGAAAACGGTCACAGCTCCTGCAACTTTTGCAAATTTCTCAATAAAAACTGCGGACGTTGTTCAAAACCTATAACGAACTTAAGGAACATTATGTTGGAAGCAACTTTTGCGGATACAAAACTCCAACAAACTACTGCTGCTACtaag gaACGAATTAAGTGTCACAATGCAAGGGATGGATGCTGCCTTTCGTTCACGATAAACGAAATGAACAATCACTTACTAGAATGTCCTTATAGTGACATGGAGTGTCCATTTAAATCGATATGTCATACTTGCACTTGGAAAG gcaacattaacaatatttatagccATTTTATGGACAATCACCCAGACAACTGTGTGGCCGACGTGAACAAAGAAATGACtctcaagaatattaataaagatcaaACGATTGCTTACCATGTTAAAATAGGCttcttcaattttataatttatatcgaagtaaataaaaacaataacactaTATCTATGATGGCTCAACTGCTGGGTACGCAAGTTAGTGCCTCAAAATGGACGTATGAATTCGTTATATACGATAAATCTAAACCACAAAGAAAATTTATGTACGTTGACGTTTGTTATTCAAAATCTGCATCGGCAAAGGAAATATTTAGTACTGCCAAATGTGCGGTAGTTACTACCCAATATGCCaaaacatttcttaataaaGGTTGCTTGGCTTATAagtttttcataaaacaaaatgcTAAAAATAAGTATCATACTTAA
- the LOC126775610 gene encoding macrophage migration inhibitory factor-like: MPHFRIETNVPKSKIPQDFVTKAVPILAKSLGKPEQYCVVSVIPDLPMSFGGSTEPCAIANLMSIGALGVEQNKKHAKILFDLVEKELGISQDRMYITFQDNPTGNVGFKGTTFHALFG, translated from the exons atgcCTCATTTTAGAATAGAAACGAATGTGCCGAAGTCAAAAATTCCACAAGATTTCGTGACGAAAGCTGTGCCGATTCTGGCTAAATCTCTTGGAAAGCCAGAACAG TATTGTGTAGTGTCTGTCATTCCGGATCTGCCAATGAGTTTTGGTGGCTCCACTGAACCTTGTGCTATTGCTAATCTTATGTCTATTGGAGCTCTTGGtgttgaacaaaataaaaaacatgctaAAATACTCTTTGACCTAGTAGAAAAAGAATTGGGTATCTCCCAGGATAG gaTGTACATAACTTTTCAAGATAACCCTACTGGCAATGTTGGATTTAAAGGCACAACTTTCCATGCATtgtttggataa